The following coding sequences are from one Kogia breviceps isolate mKogBre1 chromosome X, mKogBre1 haplotype 1, whole genome shotgun sequence window:
- the PNCK gene encoding calcium/calmodulin-dependent protein kinase type 1B isoform X1, with protein sequence MLLLKKQTEDISSVYEIREKLGSGAFSEVVLAQERGSSHLVALKCIPKKALRGKEALVENEIAVLRRVNHPNIVALEDVHESPSHLYLAMELVTGGELFDRIMERGSYTEKDASHLVGQVLGAVSYLHSLGIVHRDLKPENLLYATPFEDSKIMVSDFGLSKIQAGNMLGTACGTPGYVAPELLEQKPYGKAVDVWALGVISYILLCGYPPFYDESDPELFSQILRASYEFDSPFWDDISESAKDFIRHLLERDPQKRFTCQQALQHLWISGDTAFDKDILGSVSEQIQKNFARTHWKRAFNATSFLRHIRKLGQSPEGEDASGRRAMSHSQPGLHTGQPSKW encoded by the exons ATGCTGCTGCTCAAGAAACAGACGGAGGACATCAGCAGCGTCTATGAGATCCGGGAGAAGCTCGGctc GGGCGCTTTCTCCGAGGTGGTGCTGGCCCAGGAGCGGGGCTCCTCACACCTTGTCGCCCTCAAGTGCATCCCCAAGAAGGCCCTTCGAGGCAAGGAGGCCCTGGTGGAGAACGAGATCGCGGTGCTCCGCAG GGTCAATCACCCCAACATCGTGGCTCTGGAGGACGTCCACGAGAGCCCTTCCCACCTCTATCTGGCCATGGAGCT GGTGACGGGGGGCGAGCTGTTCGATCGCATCATGGAGCGCGGCTCCTACACGGAGAAGGACGCCAGCCACCTGGTGGGCCAGGTCCTCGGTGCTGTCTCCTACCTGCACAGCCTGGGCATCGTGCACCGAGACCTCAAG CCTGAAAACCTCCTCTATGCCACGCCCTTCGAGGACTCCAAGATCATGGTCTCTGACTTTGGCCTCTCCAAAATCCAGGCTGGAAACATGCTAGGCACCGCCTGTGGGACCCCGGGCTATGTGG CCCCGGAGCTCTTGGAGCAGAAACCCTACGGGAAGGCCGTAGATGTGTGGGCCCTGGGTGTCATCTCCTACATCCT GCTGTGTGGGTACCCCCCCTTCTACGATGAGAGCGACCCCGAACTCTTCAGCCAGATCCTGAGGGCCAGCTACGAGTTTGACTCTCCCTTTTGGGATGACATCTCAGAATCAG CCAAAGACTTCATCCGGCACCTTCTGGAGCGAGATCCCCAGAAAAGGTTCACCTGCCAGCAGGCCTTACAGCATCTTTG GATCTCCGGGGATACAGCATTTGACAAGGACATCCTGGGCTCAGTCAGTGAGCAGATACAGAAGAATTTTGCCCGGACCCACTGGAAG CGAGCGTTCAATGCCACCTCCTTCCTGCGCCACATCCGCAAGCTGGGGCAGAGCCCGGAGGGCGAGGACGCCTCGGGACGGCGGGCGATGAGCCACAGCCAGCCGGGCCTCCACACCGGCCAGCCCTCCAAGTGGTGA
- the PNCK gene encoding calcium/calmodulin-dependent protein kinase type 1B isoform X2: protein MLLLKKQTEDISSVYEIREKLGSGAFSEVVLAQERGSSHLVALKCIPKKALRGKEALVENEIAVLRRVNHPNIVALEDVHESPSHLYLAMELVTGGELFDRIMERGSYTEKDASHLVGQVLGAVSYLHSLGIVHRDLKPENLLYATPFEDSKIMVSDFGLSKIQAGNMLGTACGTPGYVAKDFIRHLLERDPQKRFTCQQALQHLWISGDTAFDKDILGSVSEQIQKNFARTHWKRAFNATSFLRHIRKLGQSPEGEDASGRRAMSHSQPGLHTGQPSKW, encoded by the exons ATGCTGCTGCTCAAGAAACAGACGGAGGACATCAGCAGCGTCTATGAGATCCGGGAGAAGCTCGGctc GGGCGCTTTCTCCGAGGTGGTGCTGGCCCAGGAGCGGGGCTCCTCACACCTTGTCGCCCTCAAGTGCATCCCCAAGAAGGCCCTTCGAGGCAAGGAGGCCCTGGTGGAGAACGAGATCGCGGTGCTCCGCAG GGTCAATCACCCCAACATCGTGGCTCTGGAGGACGTCCACGAGAGCCCTTCCCACCTCTATCTGGCCATGGAGCT GGTGACGGGGGGCGAGCTGTTCGATCGCATCATGGAGCGCGGCTCCTACACGGAGAAGGACGCCAGCCACCTGGTGGGCCAGGTCCTCGGTGCTGTCTCCTACCTGCACAGCCTGGGCATCGTGCACCGAGACCTCAAG CCTGAAAACCTCCTCTATGCCACGCCCTTCGAGGACTCCAAGATCATGGTCTCTGACTTTGGCCTCTCCAAAATCCAGGCTGGAAACATGCTAGGCACCGCCTGTGGGACCCCGGGCTATGTGG CCAAAGACTTCATCCGGCACCTTCTGGAGCGAGATCCCCAGAAAAGGTTCACCTGCCAGCAGGCCTTACAGCATCTTTG GATCTCCGGGGATACAGCATTTGACAAGGACATCCTGGGCTCAGTCAGTGAGCAGATACAGAAGAATTTTGCCCGGACCCACTGGAAG CGAGCGTTCAATGCCACCTCCTTCCTGCGCCACATCCGCAAGCTGGGGCAGAGCCCGGAGGGCGAGGACGCCTCGGGACGGCGGGCGATGAGCCACAGCCAGCCGGGCCTCCACACCGGCCAGCCCTCCAAGTGGTGA